A window from Theobroma cacao cultivar B97-61/B2 chromosome 3, Criollo_cocoa_genome_V2, whole genome shotgun sequence encodes these proteins:
- the LOC18605969 gene encoding uncharacterized protein LOC18605969 yields the protein MARFAATLGPVACKVASRRIEQALPPGCKFGRGWVGEYEPLPTPVLMLESRAPKESALFIKLQRAADARKDDATYETPVPSTGVRKDDVTYKTAVPAKPHPLNVPASEGKSSSFRPVSGQHQKEGHLCLQLLGQSLVSLLIVFIRSKICLPGNFLSLRTRSQSKLS from the coding sequence ATGGCTCGCTTTGCTGCAACTCTTGGACCTGTTGCATGCAAAGTTGCTTCCCGCAGGATTGAGCAAGCATTGCCTCCGGGCTGTAAGTTTGGTCGTGGGTGGGTTGGAGAGTATGAGCCACTTCCAACACCAGTATTAATGCTTGAGAGTCGTGCTCCAAAGGAATCTGCCCTGTTTATAAAGTTGCAGCGTGCTGCTGATGCTCGAAAGGATGATGCAACTTATGAGACCCCGGTTCCTTCTACTGGTGTTCGAAAGGATGATGTAACTTATAAGACGGCTGTTCCTGCTAAGCCACATCCTCTCAATGTCCCTGCTTCAGAAGGGAAATCATCTTCATTTCGTCCTGTTAGTGGCCAACATCAGAAAGAAGGCCATCTTTGTTTGCAGCTGCTGGGCCAAAGCCTGGTAAGCCTGTTAATAGTATTCATTAGAAGCAAAATTTGCCTCCCAGGAAATTTTCTGAGCCTGAGAACAAGGTCTCAAAGCAAGTTGAGTTGA
- the LOC18605970 gene encoding transcription factor MYC3, translating into MSSSSSSSLITFGQDASPTLQQRLQFIVQSRPEWWVYSIFWQASRDAHGHLVLSWGDGYFRGTRNFSGESCNKLISQPKLVSNLERKRSNKEMQALFSEEMDLDRMVDVDVTDYEWYYTVSITRSFAIGDGILGRAFGSGSYIWLSGEEEFQLYECERVRDARMRGFQTLVCLSTSFGVVELGSSEMIKEDWGMVQLAKSIFDSEINCLGSKQPSNESKFQISTKSVPFLDFGMVSGDQKEWILEEKQQGEAKKETTGLGRSSSDSGPDSDGNFASADKEFNVRSKRGRKPGSGKDSPLNHVEAERQRRERLNHRFYALRSVVPNVSKMDKASLLSDAVAYIKELRSKVEELEAKLRVQSQKSKLNAINVFDNQITTSTFENTRPSPSYGPKTIEVDVKIVGSEAMIRVQCPDVNYPAARLMDALRDLELHVHHASISNVKELVLQDVVVRVPTGFISDEVLRTAILQRCRLN; encoded by the coding sequence ATgtcttcctcttcttcatcttctctCATTACCTTTGGTCAAGATGCCTCACCAACGCTGCAACAACGCCTGCAATTCATCGTCCAAAGCAGGCCTGAATGGTGGGTATACTCCATTTTCTGGCAAGCTTCCAGGGATGCTCATGGACACCTTGTTTTATCATGGGGTGATGGCTATTTTCGTGGGACGAGGAACTTTTCAGGCGAATCCTGCAACAAGCTAATAAGCCAACCCAAATTAGTGTCCAATTTGGAGAGAAAAAGGTCGAACAAAGAGATGCAAGCTCTTTTCAGTGAAGAGATGGACTTGGATAGAATGGTGGACGTTGACGTCACTGACTACGAGTGGTATTACACCGTATCTATAACCCGATCCTTCGCTATAGGAGATGGCATTCTTGGGAGGGCGTTCGGCTCAGGCTCCTACATTTGGTTGAGTGGAGAGGAGGAGTTCCAATTGTACGAATGTGAGCGAGTTAGAGATGCTCGTATGCGGGGGTTTCAGACTTTAGTCTGTCTTTCGACTTCCTTCGGGGTAGTTGAATTGGGATCTTCAGAAATGATCAAAGAAGACTGGGGCATGGTGCAACTTGCAAAATCAATTTTCGATTCTGAGATTAACTGTCTGGGTTCAAAACAGCCTAGCAATGAATCTAAGTTCCAAATTTCAACCAAAAGTGTTCCTTTTCTTGATTTCGGAATGGTATCAGGTGACCAAAAGGAGTGGATTCTTGAAGAAAAGCAACAAGGCGAGGCCAAGAAAGAAACTACCGGTTTAGGCCGCTCGTCATCAGACTCCGGTCCTGATTCTGATGGCAATTTTGCCTCTGCGGACAAGGAGTTTAATGTCCGGTCGAAGAGAGGCAGAAAGCCAGGGAGTGGAAAAGATTCCCCTTTAAACCACGTGGAAGCAGAGAGGCAGCGGCGTGAGAGACTGAATCATCGATTCTATGCACTTCGATCTGTGGTTCCTAACGTGTCCAAGATGGACAAAGCATCTTTGCTTTCGGATGCCGTAGCTTATATCAAGGAGCTCAGATCCAAGGTTGAAGAATTGGAGGCCAAACTCCGAGTACAATCACAAAAATCCAAGTTGAACGCGATAAATGTTTTTGATAATCAAATCACAACATCTACATTTGAAAATACAAGGCCATCTCCTAGTTATGGGCCTAAGACAATTGAAGTTGATGTAAAGATTGTTGGATCAGAAGCCATGATCCGAGTTCAATGTCCTGATGTCAATTACCCAGCCGCAAGATTGATGGATGCTCTTAGAGACCTGGAGCTTCATGTTCACCATGCCAGTATATCAAACGTGAAGGAGCTAGTGCTTCAAGATGTTGTTGTTAGAGTTCCTACTGGATTTATAAGCGACGAGGTGCTCAGGACTGCTATCCTTCAGAGATGCAGATTGAACTAG